The Streptomyces aurantiacus genome includes a region encoding these proteins:
- a CDS encoding GNAT family N-acetyltransferase, protein MDSPLTLALPPRLRLEGEGLHLREWSEDDLDALIELYDDPEIARWTPVASPFDSSAALVYLTEAQEARAQGRKVQLAITTDGVVPRGEVLLFPSRADERDVEIAYGVGAAHRGRGLASRAVRLLSAHAVRHTGARRVVLCIEEANAASAAVARAAGFTLTDDEPVLRTSRGREVALRTWRLTDGAE, encoded by the coding sequence ATGGACAGCCCGCTGACACTCGCCCTGCCTCCCCGCCTGCGCCTCGAAGGAGAGGGACTCCACCTGCGCGAATGGTCCGAGGACGACCTGGACGCGTTGATCGAGCTGTACGACGACCCCGAGATCGCGCGCTGGACACCGGTGGCCTCGCCTTTCGACTCGTCGGCGGCGCTCGTCTACCTCACCGAGGCCCAGGAGGCGCGGGCCCAGGGGCGCAAGGTGCAGCTCGCGATCACGACGGACGGTGTCGTGCCCCGGGGCGAGGTGCTGCTGTTCCCCAGCAGGGCCGACGAGCGGGACGTCGAGATCGCGTACGGCGTCGGCGCCGCCCATCGCGGCCGGGGCCTGGCCTCCCGGGCCGTGCGCCTCCTCTCCGCCCACGCGGTGCGGCACACGGGAGCACGCCGCGTGGTGCTGTGCATCGAGGAGGCCAACGCGGCCAGCGCCGCCGTCGCCCGGGCCGCCGGATTCACCCTCACCGACGACGAGCCCGTTCTGCGGACGTCCCGAGGGCGGGAGGTCGCCCTGCGGACGTGGCGCCTCACCGACGGCGCGGAGTGA
- a CDS encoding 2OG-Fe(II) oxygenase, which translates to MNDPTLPASRVAAQDWAALAGELDEHGHALTGPLLTPGQCRELAALYDEDEHFRATVDMARHRFGSGQYRYFAHELPQVVRELRAAFYPRLLPVARDWAERLGRPAPWPDTLGEWVRMCHAAGQSRSAQILLRYGPGDWNALHRDVFGDLVFPLQVVVGLDAPGEDFTGGEFVMTEQRPRAQSRGSATTLLQGHGLVFTTRDRPVASSRGWSVGPMRHGVSTVRSGRRRTLGLVFHDAT; encoded by the coding sequence ATGAACGACCCCACGCTCCCCGCGAGCCGGGTCGCGGCACAGGACTGGGCCGCCCTGGCCGGCGAACTCGACGAGCACGGCCATGCTCTCACCGGCCCGCTCCTCACTCCCGGGCAGTGCCGCGAACTCGCCGCCCTGTACGACGAGGACGAGCACTTCCGTGCGACCGTCGACATGGCCCGCCATCGCTTCGGCTCGGGACAGTACCGCTATTTCGCCCATGAACTGCCGCAGGTGGTACGGGAGTTGCGTGCGGCGTTCTATCCCCGCCTGTTGCCCGTCGCCCGCGACTGGGCCGAAAGGCTCGGCCGGCCGGCTCCCTGGCCCGACACGCTGGGGGAGTGGGTACGGATGTGCCACGCCGCCGGGCAGTCCAGATCCGCGCAGATCCTGCTGCGCTACGGACCGGGCGACTGGAACGCCCTGCACCGGGACGTGTTCGGCGACCTGGTCTTCCCGCTCCAGGTCGTCGTCGGCCTCGACGCACCGGGCGAGGACTTCACGGGCGGGGAGTTCGTCATGACCGAGCAGCGTCCGCGCGCTCAGTCCCGGGGGTCCGCGACGACCCTCCTCCAGGGCCACGGCCTGGTCTTCACGACCCGGGACAGGCCCGTGGCCTCCAGCCGGGGATGGTCCGTCGGACCGATGCGCCACGGGGTGAGCACCGTCCGCTCCGGACGGCGGCGCACACTCGGCCTGGTCTTCCACGACGCCACCTGA
- a CDS encoding methylated-DNA--[protein]-cysteine S-methyltransferase, whose protein sequence is MTACTTIESPLGDLLLTGEEAPHGVTLTSLSMPGQRNAPAPKPGRRRDPHRFARVEQQLTAYFAGELTRFDIEFTPAGTDFQRRVWHALEEIPYGTTTTYGALAERLGLPRERIQALGAAIGANPLLLVRPCHRVIGADGSMRGYAGGVERKVRLLTHEGALQPTLL, encoded by the coding sequence ATGACCGCCTGTACGACGATCGAGAGCCCACTGGGTGACCTGCTGCTGACAGGCGAAGAGGCCCCGCACGGCGTGACGTTGACGTCGCTGTCCATGCCGGGGCAGCGCAACGCGCCCGCACCGAAGCCCGGCCGGCGGCGCGACCCGCACCGCTTCGCACGGGTGGAGCAGCAGTTGACCGCCTACTTCGCCGGTGAACTCACGCGGTTCGACATCGAGTTCACCCCCGCCGGCACCGACTTCCAACGGCGCGTGTGGCACGCCCTGGAAGAGATTCCCTACGGCACGACGACCACGTACGGGGCACTCGCCGAACGGCTCGGTCTGCCCCGCGAGCGGATCCAGGCCCTGGGCGCCGCGATCGGCGCGAACCCGCTGCTCCTGGTGCGCCCCTGCCATCGTGTGATCGGCGCGGACGGCTCCATGCGCGGCTACGCCGGCGGCGTGGAGCGCAAGGTCCGGCTGCTCACGCACGAAGGCGCCCTGCAGCCGACCCTCCTCTGA
- a CDS encoding aminoglycoside phosphotransferase family protein translates to MSRNFSAWVTSGEDFLGVAGPFAVDVPWWSEVEPVTRQLQQALGVRVLVLRLLAVEGGGGARDGHVTYHVEALDRPRVLLRLPSEPGLLSAQESLRAPWADADGLRRLLDWAEHQLAAAGRPVTGPVEQRRTWNLAGLFRLPTDRGPVWLKATPQFAADEAQVISAFARVDPQLVPTVLGSAGGRVLMEHIPGEDCWGVSAETAATGVRRFVAAQASLAGKPQERPSSLPDRRMSGLAERVTELLDGPVSTELTAQEHDLARELADRVRPLEECGLPDTVAHGDFHPGNWRADGGPPTIIDFADAHWGNPVLDGLRLSSFLPEEVRASAVRAWVDAWREQVPGSDPARALAVAEPLAHLAYAVRYQEFLDGIEPSERIYHLGDPASEIREAVRSAGAPDPCLVDLGRSAAL, encoded by the coding sequence GTGAGCCGAAACTTCAGCGCGTGGGTGACGTCGGGCGAGGACTTCCTCGGCGTCGCCGGCCCCTTCGCCGTCGACGTACCGTGGTGGTCCGAGGTCGAGCCCGTGACCCGACAACTCCAACAGGCCCTGGGCGTCCGGGTGTTAGTGCTGCGCCTCCTGGCCGTGGAGGGCGGCGGGGGTGCGCGCGACGGCCATGTGACCTACCACGTCGAGGCGCTGGACCGCCCCCGTGTGCTGCTCCGGCTTCCCTCGGAGCCGGGCCTGTTGAGCGCGCAGGAATCGCTGCGTGCGCCGTGGGCCGACGCCGACGGACTCCGGCGGTTGCTCGACTGGGCGGAACACCAACTGGCCGCGGCCGGACGCCCGGTGACCGGGCCCGTGGAACAGCGCCGCACCTGGAACCTGGCGGGGCTCTTCCGGCTGCCGACCGACCGAGGGCCGGTCTGGCTCAAGGCCACCCCGCAGTTCGCGGCGGACGAGGCACAGGTCATCTCCGCGTTCGCCCGCGTCGATCCGCAGCTGGTCCCCACCGTCCTCGGCTCCGCGGGCGGGCGCGTCCTCATGGAGCACATTCCGGGCGAGGACTGCTGGGGAGTGTCGGCGGAGACCGCCGCCACGGGGGTACGGCGGTTCGTCGCCGCGCAGGCGTCCCTCGCCGGAAAGCCACAGGAGCGGCCCTCCTCTCTGCCGGACCGCCGGATGTCCGGCCTCGCCGAGCGCGTGACGGAGTTGCTCGACGGCCCGGTCTCCACCGAGCTCACGGCCCAGGAACACGACCTCGCCCGGGAGTTGGCCGATCGTGTGCGACCACTGGAGGAGTGCGGTCTGCCGGACACGGTCGCGCACGGCGACTTCCATCCCGGCAACTGGCGTGCCGACGGCGGGCCGCCCACGATCATCGACTTCGCCGACGCACACTGGGGCAACCCGGTCCTCGACGGTCTGCGCCTGAGCTCCTTCCTCCCCGAGGAGGTGCGCGCGAGCGCCGTGCGTGCCTGGGTCGACGCCTGGCGCGAGCAGGTCCCCGGCAGCGATCCGGCGCGCGCCCTGGCCGTCGCCGAACCGCTCGCCCATCTCGCGTACGCCGTGCGCTACCAGGAGTTCCTGGACGGCATCGAACCGTCCGAGCGGATCTACCACCTGGGCGATCCCGCGTCGGAGATACGTGAGGCCGTGCGCAGCGCCGGTGCCCCTGACCCGTGCCTTGTCGACCTGGGGCGCTCGGCGGCGCTGTGA
- a CDS encoding GlsB/YeaQ/YmgE family stress response membrane protein, translated as MEISGIISAIVIGIVIGVLGRLVVPGRQRIGVLWTIGVGIVAALIGSALANAFDVGDTDGVDWVEWLIQIGLAALGVAALDRSKAGRR; from the coding sequence ATGGAGATCTCGGGCATCATCAGTGCCATCGTGATCGGTATCGTCATCGGCGTGCTGGGCCGGCTCGTGGTGCCGGGCCGTCAGCGCATCGGCGTTCTCTGGACGATCGGTGTCGGCATCGTGGCCGCACTCATCGGTTCAGCACTCGCGAACGCGTTCGACGTGGGCGACACCGACGGAGTCGACTGGGTCGAGTGGCTGATCCAGATCGGACTCGCGGCGCTCGGCGTCGCGGCTCTGGACCGGTCGAAGGCGGGCCGCCGCTGA
- a CDS encoding GNAT family N-acetyltransferase — MASPSPEDLVVTRATLDDWPVISGWARDEGWNPGVSDGPCFFAQDPEGFFLGRIDGAPVSAISVVNHGPDYAFLGCYLVRPDLRGRGYGLTTWKTALGHAGGRTIGLDGVVAQQGNYRRSGFRLAHKTFRFGGLPTAVAATAASGVRGAEDRDLGAVIAYDSGCHPADRPRFVESWLGGTGHRALVRVVDGRLTGYGVIRPAVDALRIGPLFADTPGDARALFAALVAEADGRPVAVDIPEPSVAGVALAEEYGLPPSFETARMYTGPVRPHATDRVYAITTLELG; from the coding sequence ATGGCATCTCCGAGCCCCGAAGATCTCGTCGTCACACGGGCCACGCTCGACGACTGGCCGGTGATCAGCGGGTGGGCGCGGGACGAGGGGTGGAATCCGGGGGTGTCGGACGGGCCGTGCTTCTTCGCCCAGGATCCCGAGGGCTTCTTCCTCGGCCGGATCGACGGCGCGCCGGTCTCGGCGATCTCCGTCGTCAACCATGGTCCCGACTACGCCTTCCTGGGCTGCTATCTGGTCCGTCCGGACCTGCGCGGGCGCGGCTACGGTCTCACCACCTGGAAGACCGCTCTGGGTCACGCCGGCGGGCGGACGATCGGACTCGACGGTGTGGTCGCACAGCAGGGCAACTACCGGCGGTCGGGGTTCCGGCTCGCCCACAAGACCTTCCGGTTCGGAGGCCTTCCGACTGCGGTCGCCGCCACCGCGGCCTCGGGTGTGCGCGGGGCCGAGGACCGGGATCTCGGCGCGGTCATCGCGTACGACAGCGGCTGTCATCCCGCCGACCGCCCCCGCTTCGTGGAGAGTTGGCTCGGTGGCACCGGCCACCGCGCCCTGGTCCGCGTGGTGGACGGGCGGCTCACCGGCTACGGCGTGATCCGGCCCGCAGTCGACGCCCTGCGCATCGGACCCCTGTTCGCGGACACACCCGGCGACGCCCGTGCCCTCTTCGCCGCGCTCGTCGCCGAGGCCGACGGCCGACCGGTCGCCGTCGACATCCCCGAGCCGAGCGTGGCGGGCGTCGCACTCGCCGAGGAATACGGTCTGCCCCCGTCGTTCGAGACGGCCCGCATGTACACCGGGCCCGTCCGGCCGCACGCCACCGACCGGGTGTACGCCATCACCACGCTCGAACTCGGCTAG
- a CDS encoding chaplin, which translates to MNRVARNGLIIAAAASGAVAVTMPVYADSAADGVTTRSPGLISGNTIQLPVHVPVNACGNTVNVVGLLNPAAGNSCANEGGDSKGGKGGKGGGHEGSAGAVAEGGGKDSPGLISGNGVHLPVQLPVNVTGNSVNVVGIGNPAVGNESTNTSGERPHHPATPPAPKPTPPAKPPVKPAVPVEPEAPRTLPEEPGASLAETGTDLMGPTVAASAALMLGGAALYRRFRSAAGQRSEHTGGR; encoded by the coding sequence ATGAACCGGGTTGCCCGAAACGGTTTGATCATCGCGGCCGCCGCCTCCGGCGCCGTGGCCGTGACGATGCCGGTGTACGCGGACTCCGCGGCCGACGGCGTCACGACCCGCTCGCCCGGGCTGATCTCCGGCAACACCATTCAGCTTCCGGTACACGTTCCGGTGAACGCGTGCGGGAACACCGTGAATGTGGTCGGACTCCTCAACCCCGCGGCCGGCAACAGCTGCGCCAACGAGGGCGGCGACAGCAAGGGCGGTAAGGGCGGCAAGGGCGGCGGCCACGAGGGCTCCGCGGGGGCGGTCGCCGAAGGAGGCGGAAAGGATTCACCGGGCCTGATCTCCGGCAACGGTGTGCACCTGCCGGTCCAGCTCCCCGTGAACGTCACCGGCAACTCGGTGAACGTCGTCGGCATCGGCAACCCCGCCGTCGGCAACGAATCCACCAACACCTCCGGCGAGCGGCCGCACCACCCGGCCACGCCGCCCGCTCCGAAGCCGACCCCGCCGGCGAAGCCACCCGTGAAGCCGGCGGTTCCGGTGGAGCCCGAGGCGCCGCGGACCCTGCCGGAGGAGCCCGGTGCCTCCCTCGCCGAGACCGGCACGGACCTGATGGGCCCGACGGTCGCCGCGAGCGCCGCGCTGATGCTGGGCGGAGCCGCGCTGTACCGCCGGTTCCGGTCTGCCGCCGGTCAGCGGTCCGAGCACACGGGCGGGCGCTGA
- a CDS encoding cytochrome P450: MTDTLTAAAHEPLPLADVNLADLNHFTDGVTPWRMFHTLRHEDPVHWQPEDAPNSGFWSVTRHEDISRVDRDSETFTSTRFVNLEEVDDDQIKKRASILELDGVRHRALRSLLQRQFGANVISQYTDFLRGLTAKTLDTALAKGRFDFVTDVSADFPINVLARLLDVPPEDNQQLIDWGNRIIGNTDPDYADVLLSSAESEKYRDLPFRSPASLEVFAYGRELARQRRGGEGTDLVSKLVNTTPRDGVPLTEQDFDNYFLLLVVAGNETTRHAISHSMLALIQHPEQLAKLQEDPSLIPTAVEEFLRWASPVYHFRRTATRDVALGGKRVKEGDKVVMWYASGNRDEAVFENPYAFDVTRQDNDHVTFGKGSPHLCLGNLLARTEIRVMFEELIPRLADIRLTGEVPRVRSNFVNGIKKLPVEVTPA, encoded by the coding sequence ATGACCGACACCCTGACCGCCGCCGCGCACGAGCCCCTGCCACTCGCGGACGTGAACCTCGCCGACCTCAACCACTTCACCGACGGCGTCACACCCTGGCGGATGTTCCACACCCTGCGCCACGAGGACCCGGTCCACTGGCAGCCCGAGGATGCGCCCAACTCCGGTTTCTGGTCGGTGACCCGGCACGAGGACATCTCCCGCGTCGACCGGGACTCCGAGACGTTCACCTCGACCAGGTTCGTGAACCTCGAAGAGGTCGACGACGACCAGATCAAGAAGCGCGCCTCCATTCTGGAACTGGACGGCGTACGCCACAGGGCGCTGCGCAGCCTGCTGCAACGGCAGTTCGGCGCGAACGTCATCAGCCAGTACACGGACTTCCTGCGCGGCCTGACCGCGAAGACACTGGACACGGCCCTGGCGAAGGGCCGCTTCGACTTCGTCACCGACGTCTCCGCCGACTTCCCGATCAACGTGCTGGCTCGGCTGCTGGACGTACCGCCCGAGGACAACCAGCAGCTCATCGACTGGGGCAACCGCATCATCGGCAACACCGATCCGGACTACGCGGACGTCCTGCTCAGCAGCGCGGAGAGCGAGAAGTACCGCGATCTTCCCTTCCGCTCCCCCGCCTCGCTCGAAGTCTTCGCGTACGGGCGGGAGTTGGCGCGGCAGCGCCGGGGCGGCGAGGGTACGGACCTGGTCTCCAAACTCGTCAACACCACCCCGCGCGACGGCGTCCCGCTGACGGAGCAGGACTTCGACAACTACTTCCTGCTGCTCGTCGTGGCAGGCAACGAGACCACCCGCCACGCCATCTCGCACTCCATGCTGGCCCTCATCCAGCACCCCGAGCAGCTGGCGAAGCTCCAGGAGGACCCTTCCCTGATCCCCACCGCGGTCGAGGAGTTCCTGCGCTGGGCCTCCCCCGTCTACCACTTCCGCCGCACCGCCACCCGCGACGTCGCACTCGGCGGCAAGCGGGTGAAGGAGGGCGACAAGGTCGTCATGTGGTACGCCTCCGGCAACCGCGACGAGGCAGTCTTCGAGAACCCGTACGCCTTCGACGTCACCCGGCAGGACAACGACCACGTCACCTTCGGCAAGGGCAGCCCGCACCTGTGCCTGGGCAACCTGTTGGCCCGCACCGAGATCCGCGTCATGTTCGAGGAGCTGATCCCGCGTCTCGCGGACATCCGGCTGACCGGCGAGGTGCCGCGGGTGCGGTCCAACTTCGTGAACGGCATCAAGAAACTGCCGGTCGAGGTCACTCCGGCCTGA
- a CDS encoding SGNH/GDSL hydrolase family protein, translating to MTFLAIRQRLSALLAGGLLLGAALAPAASAQAPAPEPTSWTGTWATAPTAVPGSDTTTFRDRTIRQIVHTSIAGNALRIRLSNEFGTQPLKIGEVRVARRAAGTDASAIDPATDRAVTFSGRSSVTIPAGAPAVSDPVTLRVPARSDMVVSLYLPERTPGSTVNSFASQRNYVAAGNVSGEAEIEAESVTQRWYFLTGVSVRAASPGPSGGNRASAVVALGDSITADTTLDSNHRWSDFLAKRLQGPGGPRHPVGVLNKGISGNRLLRDPNPPAGHPAEAYAAYFGESALKRFDRDVAAQPGVRHVLVLLGVNDLGHPGTVAPLSEKVTAQHLIDGHRQLIARAHERGLRIYGATITPFKDDTLGFYTPENAAARGAFNHWLRTSGEYDAVIDFDAALRDPADPERLLAAYDSGDHLHTNDAGREAMARAVPLRLFR from the coding sequence ATGACATTCCTGGCCATCCGCCAGAGACTCTCCGCCCTGCTGGCCGGAGGCCTCCTGCTGGGAGCCGCCCTTGCTCCCGCCGCCTCCGCCCAGGCGCCCGCACCCGAACCCACCTCCTGGACCGGCACCTGGGCCACGGCCCCCACTGCCGTCCCCGGCTCGGACACCACAACGTTCCGTGACCGGACGATCCGGCAGATCGTGCACACCAGCATCGCCGGGAACGCCCTGCGCATCCGCCTCTCCAACGAGTTCGGCACCCAGCCGCTCAAGATCGGCGAAGTGCGAGTCGCCCGCCGTGCGGCGGGCACGGACGCGTCGGCCATCGACCCCGCCACCGACCGGGCGGTGACCTTCTCGGGCAGGTCCTCCGTGACGATCCCCGCGGGAGCGCCCGCCGTCAGTGATCCCGTCACGCTCCGGGTGCCCGCGCGCTCCGACATGGTGGTGAGCCTCTACCTCCCCGAGAGGACACCGGGCTCCACGGTCAACTCCTTCGCGTCGCAACGCAATTACGTCGCGGCGGGCAACGTGAGCGGCGAGGCGGAGATCGAGGCGGAGTCCGTCACCCAGCGCTGGTACTTCCTGACCGGCGTGAGCGTACGGGCCGCCTCGCCCGGCCCCTCCGGAGGGAACCGGGCGTCGGCGGTGGTCGCGCTCGGCGACTCCATCACCGCCGACACCACCCTCGACTCCAACCACCGCTGGTCCGACTTCCTCGCGAAGCGTCTCCAGGGGCCCGGCGGCCCCCGCCACCCCGTGGGTGTGCTCAACAAGGGCATCAGCGGGAACCGCCTGCTGCGCGACCCCAACCCGCCCGCCGGTCACCCCGCCGAGGCGTACGCCGCGTACTTCGGGGAGAGCGCGCTCAAACGCTTCGACCGTGACGTGGCCGCCCAGCCGGGCGTCCGCCATGTGCTCGTGCTGCTCGGGGTGAACGACCTCGGCCATCCGGGGACCGTCGCGCCGCTCTCCGAGAAGGTGACAGCGCAGCACCTCATCGACGGCCACCGGCAGCTCATCGCCCGGGCCCACGAGCGCGGACTGAGGATCTACGGAGCCACGATCACCCCGTTCAAGGACGACACGCTCGGCTTCTACACGCCCGAGAACGCGGCGGCGCGGGGAGCCTTCAACCACTGGCTGCGCACGAGCGGCGAGTACGACGCGGTGATCGACTTCGACGCGGCCCTGCGCGATCCGGCCGATCCTGAGCGGCTCCTCGCCGCCTACGACAGCGGCGATCATCTGCACACCAACGACGCGGGGCGGGAGGCGATGGCGCGGGCGGTGCCGCTGCGTCTGTTCAGGTAG
- a CDS encoding GNAT family N-acetyltransferase, which yields MDHEAVLAVFDRDMREGARPFDPDSVVERVGPVVRHVGPEQGWNGVLWSDLAEADADAAIAEQTRYFTALGREFEWKLYGHDRPDDLGQRLRAAGFTPEPEETLMIAEADALDLHAGPPPGIELRPVTDAAGVDLVVDVHEQAFGTSGTRLRHQMLAQLDGEPDNVVAVVALAADVPVSSARMELVPGTRFAGLWGGGTVDAWRGRGIYRALVSHRARIAFDRGYRYLQVDASDQSRPILQRLGFAPLTTTTPYVHSAP from the coding sequence ATGGATCACGAAGCGGTACTGGCAGTGTTCGACCGGGACATGCGTGAGGGCGCGCGTCCTTTTGACCCCGACTCCGTCGTGGAACGCGTCGGCCCGGTGGTCCGGCACGTCGGACCCGAGCAGGGCTGGAACGGCGTGCTCTGGTCGGATCTGGCGGAGGCCGACGCGGACGCCGCCATCGCCGAGCAGACGCGCTACTTCACGGCGCTGGGCCGTGAGTTCGAGTGGAAGCTGTACGGGCACGACCGGCCGGACGACCTGGGGCAGCGCCTGCGGGCCGCCGGGTTCACACCCGAGCCGGAAGAGACTTTGATGATCGCCGAGGCCGACGCGCTGGATCTCCACGCCGGGCCACCGCCGGGCATCGAGCTGCGGCCCGTCACCGACGCCGCCGGCGTCGACCTCGTGGTGGACGTCCACGAGCAGGCCTTCGGTACGTCCGGCACCCGGCTCCGCCACCAGATGCTCGCCCAGCTCGACGGGGAACCGGACAACGTGGTCGCCGTCGTGGCCCTCGCCGCCGACGTCCCGGTGAGCTCGGCCCGGATGGAACTCGTCCCCGGCACACGGTTCGCGGGCCTGTGGGGCGGCGGCACCGTCGACGCCTGGCGTGGCCGCGGCATCTACCGGGCTCTGGTCTCCCACCGGGCCCGCATCGCCTTCGACCGCGGCTACCGCTACCTCCAGGTCGACGCCTCCGACCAGAGCCGGCCCATTCTCCAGCGCCTCGGTTTCGCACCGCTCACCACGACCACGCCGTACGTCCACTCGGCGCCGTAG
- a CDS encoding response regulator transcription factor, giving the protein MGQTNQVIAQGLFLSPRTVHSHVEHMLRKTGTASRAEATALAVRDGLLRPASEDLAHFVERHSGAR; this is encoded by the coding sequence ATGGGTCAGACGAACCAGGTCATCGCGCAGGGGCTGTTCCTCTCCCCGCGCACCGTGCACAGCCACGTCGAGCACATGCTCCGCAAGACCGGCACGGCCTCCCGGGCCGAGGCCACGGCCCTCGCGGTGCGGGACGGACTGCTCCGCCCGGCGTCCGAGGACCTCGCGCACTTCGTGGAGAGGCACTCGGGCGCCCGGTGA
- a CDS encoding GNAT family N-acetyltransferase gives MPHRITALTDPESTASSRRLAWLASDDEGVPAGSAFLRLFTKEGQEHLAELEIAVHRAERGRGIGGRLLEAAVTAARGEGRRSLLAQAEGDSPGDHFLAAHGFRRVLALTYARLPLADADLGRIDTIVQRPRAGYRLIQWEGTVAPELARTFAASRRAMDDMPMDGADYGTVVWDVDRVLSAADAIAKRGELLHTVAVVDTADGSVVGFSELVVPGDGRGDGQHYGTGVLPEHRGHGLGLWMKAESIRLARGRHPELGGLLTDTADSNTHMRGINDTLGYLPTHRAVEYQLDL, from the coding sequence TTGCCGCACCGCATCACCGCGCTCACCGACCCCGAATCCACCGCGTCGAGCCGCCGTCTGGCCTGGCTCGCGTCCGACGACGAGGGGGTGCCGGCCGGGTCCGCGTTCCTGCGCCTGTTCACCAAGGAGGGGCAGGAGCATCTCGCCGAGCTGGAGATCGCCGTGCACCGCGCGGAGCGCGGACGGGGCATCGGCGGCCGTCTGCTGGAGGCGGCGGTCACGGCGGCACGGGGCGAGGGACGCCGATCGCTCCTCGCGCAGGCGGAGGGCGACTCCCCCGGCGACCACTTCCTGGCCGCCCACGGATTCCGCAGGGTCCTGGCACTGACGTACGCCCGCCTGCCGCTGGCCGACGCCGACCTCGGCCGCATCGACACGATCGTCCAACGCCCCCGTGCGGGCTACCGGTTGATCCAGTGGGAGGGCACGGTTGCGCCCGAGCTGGCCCGGACCTTCGCCGCGTCGCGCCGGGCCATGGACGACATGCCGATGGACGGGGCCGACTACGGCACGGTCGTCTGGGACGTGGACCGGGTGCTCTCCGCCGCCGACGCCATCGCCAAGCGCGGCGAACTGCTGCACACCGTGGCCGTCGTGGACACGGCGGACGGGTCGGTCGTCGGCTTCTCCGAGCTGGTCGTGCCCGGTGACGGGCGGGGCGACGGACAGCACTACGGGACCGGTGTGCTGCCCGAGCACCGTGGCCACGGCCTCGGCCTCTGGATGAAGGCGGAGTCGATCCGCCTGGCGCGCGGGCGGCACCCGGAGCTAGGCGGCCTGCTCACCGACACGGCGGACAGCAACACACACATGCGGGGCATCAACGACACGCTCGGCTATCTGCCCACGCACAGGGCGGTGGAGTACCAGCTCGACCTGTGA
- a CDS encoding acyltransferase family protein, which produces MSQDLSAPAPAAPRERLTHAPAKSASARRDPYFDNAKYLTIVLVACGHAWEPLTHGSRAATAAYLTVYAFHMPAFALISGYFSRSFDMAPGRVRRLLTSIVVPYLVFETAYTLFYRWAQDDPGYPLSLLDPWYVMWFLVALFVWRLTTPIWLALRHPVPVALGFAVLAAVSPDLGGDISIQRVLGFLPFFVLGLTLRAEHFERLRTWRVRLWALPVVATTLVTAYTVAPWFGAGWLYHRGSVTGQGVPNWAGLFTTPALFGLALVLTACFLAWVPGRLLWCTALGAGTMYGYLLHGFVIKASRFWDWYDHPWLHTPLGQLAVTAAAVGLITALCSRPVRTVFRFLVEPRLEWMFSRRDESTTAVARPSDRS; this is translated from the coding sequence GTGTCGCAAGACCTGTCAGCCCCCGCACCCGCCGCTCCGCGGGAGCGCCTCACCCACGCTCCGGCCAAGTCGGCGTCCGCCCGCAGAGACCCGTACTTCGACAACGCGAAGTACCTCACCATCGTGCTGGTGGCCTGCGGCCACGCGTGGGAACCGCTGACCCACGGGAGCAGGGCCGCGACGGCCGCGTATCTGACCGTCTACGCCTTCCACATGCCCGCGTTCGCGCTCATCTCCGGGTACTTCTCACGGAGTTTCGACATGGCCCCGGGCCGCGTGCGCCGGCTCCTGACGAGCATCGTCGTGCCGTACCTCGTCTTCGAGACCGCCTACACGCTGTTCTACCGGTGGGCCCAGGACGATCCCGGCTATCCGCTCAGCCTGCTGGACCCCTGGTACGTGATGTGGTTCCTGGTCGCGCTCTTCGTCTGGCGGCTGACCACCCCGATCTGGCTGGCCCTGCGCCACCCGGTGCCGGTCGCGCTGGGATTCGCCGTCCTGGCCGCCGTCTCGCCGGACCTGGGCGGGGACATCTCGATCCAACGGGTCCTGGGATTCCTGCCGTTCTTCGTGCTCGGCCTGACACTGCGCGCCGAGCACTTCGAACGGCTGCGCACCTGGCGGGTCCGGCTGTGGGCGCTGCCGGTGGTCGCGACGACGCTGGTCACGGCGTACACGGTGGCGCCCTGGTTCGGCGCCGGGTGGCTCTACCACCGGGGCAGTGTCACGGGCCAGGGCGTACCGAACTGGGCCGGGCTGTTCACCACTCCGGCGCTGTTCGGCCTCGCCCTGGTCCTGACCGCCTGCTTCCTGGCCTGGGTACCGGGACGGCTCCTGTGGTGCACGGCGCTGGGCGCCGGGACGATGTACGGCTATCTGCTGCACGGCTTCGTCATCAAGGCGTCCCGCTTCTGGGACTGGTACGACCACCCCTGGCTGCACACCCCGCTCGGCCAACTGGCCGTCACCGCGGCCGCCGTGGGACTCATCACCGCGCTGTGCTCCCGCCCGGTCCGCACGGTGTTCCGGTTCCTGGTCGAGCCACGGCTGGAGTGGATGTTCAGCCGCCGCGACGAGAGCACGACAGCCGTCGCACGACCGTCGGACAGGTCCTAG